In one window of Candidatus Avedoeria danica DNA:
- a CDS encoding VOC family protein codes for MARVLGVGGVFFKAKDRDALIAWYRDVLGLDMLDWGGAVFTPEAMAAHPGAGTVFSPFEADTDYMLPSTKEFMINLAVDDLDGVLARCAEHGVMPVNTFPDDFNGRFAHIVDPEGTKIELWQPRPMDPADPPPS; via the coding sequence ATGGCGCGAGTGCTGGGCGTAGGCGGTGTCTTCTTCAAGGCGAAGGATCGCGATGCGCTGATCGCGTGGTATCGCGACGTCCTCGGCCTCGACATGCTGGACTGGGGCGGCGCCGTCTTCACGCCGGAGGCGATGGCTGCCCATCCCGGCGCCGGCACCGTGTTCAGCCCGTTCGAAGCCGACACGGACTACATGCTGCCGTCGACCAAGGAGTTCATGATCAACCTCGCCGTCGACGACCTCGACGGCGTGCTGGCGCGGTGCGCGGAGCATGGCGTCATGCCGGTGAACACATTCCCGGACGATTTCAACGGCCGCTTCGCCCACATCGTGGATCCGGAGGGCACCAAAATCGAGCTTTGGCAGCCGCGGCCGATGGATCCCGCGGACCCCCCGCCGAGCTAG
- a CDS encoding dihydrofolate reductase family protein — translation MAVRVDLNISLDGFATTTDQTPEDPFGQDWGRLVGHYAATRTVRERVLHDTSGEGTTGIDDDYAAAYFAGVGAEIMGAGMFGLHNHPDDPDWRGWWGDEPPFRVPVFVLTHTPRPTIEMAGGTTFHFLSATPAEALDKALAVAGGKDVRIGGGPTVVRQFLKAGLVDQLHVAIVPILLGRGIRLWDDLRGLESGYRVKVEAAPSGTTHLTFRR, via the coding sequence ATGGCCGTCCGTGTCGACCTGAACATCTCCCTCGACGGTTTCGCGACGACGACGGACCAGACCCCCGAGGACCCGTTTGGCCAGGACTGGGGCCGCCTCGTCGGCCACTACGCCGCCACCCGCACGGTCCGGGAGCGCGTGCTGCACGACACGTCCGGCGAAGGTACGACCGGCATCGACGACGACTACGCGGCGGCGTACTTCGCCGGGGTCGGGGCGGAGATCATGGGCGCCGGCATGTTCGGGCTGCACAACCATCCCGACGATCCCGACTGGCGCGGCTGGTGGGGCGACGAGCCGCCGTTCCGGGTCCCGGTGTTCGTCCTCACCCACACCCCGCGCCCGACGATCGAGATGGCGGGCGGCACGACCTTCCACTTCCTCTCCGCAACGCCCGCCGAAGCGCTCGACAAAGCGCTGGCCGTTGCGGGCGGCAAGGACGTACGGATCGGCGGCGGGCCGACCGTGGTCCGCCAATTCCTCAAGGCCGGTCTCGTCGACCAGCTCCACGTCGCCATCGTGCCGATCCTGCTCGGCCGCGGCATCCGGCTGTGGGACGACCTGCGCGGCCTGGAGTCCGGCTACCGGGTGAAGGTCGAGGCCGCACCGAGCGGCACGACGCACCTGACGTTTCGGCGCTGA
- the mnmA gene encoding tRNA 2-thiouridine(34) synthase MnmA has translation MAARGGRDDRPAGVVSTTVAVAMSGGVDSSVAAALLSAAGHRVFGIMLRLWAEPDAPEAANRCCTLGAVDDARAVADRIGIPFSVIDVRDAFKAAVVDAFLAAAAAGDTPNPCFNCNRRVRFGLLLDQAVALGADALATGHYARTRRAPDGTVELLRGVDATKDQSYVLHALDQAQLARACFPLGAMLKTEVRATAERLGLLVAHRPDSVDLCWTAPDGAAGFLGRHLPAAVMAPGAIVDRTGRRLGTHAGLPRYTIGQRRGLGVATGEPVFVVGRDAVRNALVVGPAEALGTNDVVVRRMHYSGGAAPDGPVRVTAQVRYRATAAAATLTPLPDGGAAVRFDAPVRAPAPGQGLVAWRDDDTVVLGGGTIAAAA, from the coding sequence ATGGCGGCTCGCGGCGGACGGGACGATCGTCCAGCAGGAGTTGTGAGCACCACCGTCGCCGTCGCCATGAGCGGTGGCGTCGACAGCTCCGTGGCGGCGGCGCTCCTGTCGGCGGCCGGGCACCGCGTGTTTGGGATCATGCTCCGGCTGTGGGCTGAGCCCGATGCGCCCGAAGCCGCGAACCGCTGCTGCACGCTGGGCGCCGTGGACGACGCCCGGGCGGTGGCGGATCGGATCGGCATCCCGTTCTCGGTCATCGACGTCCGCGACGCGTTCAAGGCGGCGGTGGTCGATGCCTTTCTGGCCGCGGCGGCGGCCGGCGACACCCCCAATCCGTGCTTCAACTGCAACCGCCGGGTGCGCTTCGGCCTCCTGTTGGACCAAGCGGTCGCGCTCGGCGCAGATGCGCTGGCCACGGGCCACTACGCGCGGACGCGCCGCGCGCCGGACGGCACCGTCGAGCTCCTGCGCGGCGTCGACGCCACCAAGGACCAGTCCTATGTGCTGCACGCGCTCGATCAGGCGCAGCTGGCGCGGGCGTGCTTTCCGCTGGGCGCGATGCTGAAGACCGAGGTCCGCGCGACGGCGGAGCGGCTCGGGCTGCTCGTCGCCCACCGTCCGGACTCGGTCGATCTGTGCTGGACGGCGCCCGACGGCGCGGCCGGCTTCCTCGGCCGCCACCTGCCCGCCGCGGTGATGGCGCCCGGCGCGATCGTCGACCGAACCGGCCGCCGGCTCGGCACGCACGCCGGGTTGCCGCGCTACACGATCGGTCAGCGGCGCGGGCTTGGGGTGGCCACCGGCGAACCCGTGTTCGTCGTCGGCCGCGATGCGGTCCGCAATGCGCTCGTCGTCGGGCCGGCGGAGGCGCTGGGGACGAACGACGTGGTCGTTCGCCGGATGCACTACAGCGGCGGCGCGGCGCCCGATGGTCCGGTGCGCGTGACGGCGCAGGTCCGTTACCGCGCCACGGCCGCGGCGGCCACGCTGACGCCGCTGCCGGACGGCGGCGCCGCCGTCCGGTTCGACGCGCCCGTGCGCGCACCGGCGCCCGGCCAAGGGCTGGTGGCGTGGCGGGACGACGACACCGTCGTGCTCGGCGGCGGCACGATCGCGGCGGCCGCATGA
- a CDS encoding helix-turn-helix domain-containing protein, whose product MSLSELGAYLQRQREESGLSYADIEAQTRIRAKYLRAIEFGEWDDLPPGVYTRGLVKMYARSLGLSASTVLRMYAKERPNEARLPEPQLMNRPLIRQPRLSFETVLSGVVFLVAAGLFGWMVVTQLGPVVRRLAADGDVAPSAAPTSTGAAPAAATPIATRQLGGTTTSATRAAGAAAPTSATASATGGTAVAALGGTTVPQPTVAAQTTTTATLGLVIQIEAVEDAWLSVYLDDAAKPAFYTFLKPGTTPLRFEARSLVRLRTGNAGGTRVSLNGRDAGSLGDKGDVKELQWRLAADGTIVQQEL is encoded by the coding sequence ATGAGCTTGTCGGAGCTGGGGGCCTACCTGCAGCGCCAGCGCGAAGAGAGCGGGCTCAGCTACGCGGACATCGAGGCCCAGACGCGAATCCGGGCCAAGTACCTCCGTGCGATCGAGTTCGGCGAGTGGGACGACTTGCCGCCGGGTGTTTACACGCGCGGCTTGGTCAAGATGTACGCGCGCTCCCTCGGCCTCAGCGCCTCGACGGTTCTGCGGATGTACGCCAAGGAGCGCCCGAACGAGGCGCGCTTGCCGGAGCCGCAGCTCATGAACCGGCCGCTGATCCGGCAGCCGAGGCTGAGCTTCGAGACCGTCCTTTCGGGCGTCGTCTTCCTCGTCGCGGCCGGCCTTTTCGGCTGGATGGTCGTGACGCAGCTCGGGCCGGTGGTCCGGCGCTTGGCGGCCGACGGGGATGTCGCACCGTCCGCCGCCCCGACGAGCACCGGCGCCGCACCGGCCGCAGCAACGCCGATCGCCACGCGGCAGCTCGGCGGCACGACGACGTCGGCGACGCGCGCGGCCGGCGCGGCAGCGCCAACGTCGGCGACCGCATCGGCGACCGGCGGCACGGCGGTGGCGGCCCTCGGTGGGACGACCGTCCCACAGCCGACCGTGGCTGCGCAGACGACAACGACGGCGACGCTCGGCCTCGTCATTCAGATCGAGGCCGTCGAGGACGCCTGGCTGTCGGTCTACCTGGACGACGCCGCCAAGCCCGCGTTCTACACCTTCCTCAAGCCGGGCACCACGCCGCTGCGCTTCGAGGCGCGGTCGCTCGTGCGCCTGCGCACCGGCAACGCCGGCGGTACGCGGGTTTCGCTCAACGGCCGCGATGCGGGCTCGTTGGGTGACAAGGGCGACGTCAAGGAGCTGCAATGGCGGCTCGCGGCGGACGGGACGATCGTCCAGCAGGAGTTGTGA
- the rplL gene encoding 50S ribosomal protein L7/L12, producing the protein MSDKLTKIKEQLDGLTLSEAADLVKQLEEAWGVSAAAPMAMAAMPMGGGGGSAEPVEEQTEFDLVLEDAGAEKIKVIKAVRELNPALGLKEAKDVVEAAPTAVMTGVAKEAAEAGAKSLQEAGAKVTVK; encoded by the coding sequence ATGTCGGATAAGCTGACGAAGATCAAGGAACAGTTGGACGGCCTGACCCTGTCCGAGGCCGCCGACCTCGTGAAGCAGCTCGAGGAGGCATGGGGCGTGAGCGCCGCCGCGCCGATGGCGATGGCGGCGATGCCGATGGGCGGCGGCGGCGGCTCGGCCGAGCCCGTTGAAGAGCAGACCGAGTTCGACCTCGTCCTCGAGGACGCCGGTGCCGAGAAGATCAAGGTCATCAAGGCGGTCCGCGAGCTCAACCCGGCGCTCGGCCTGAAGGAAGCCAAGGACGTCGTCGAGGCCGCCCCGACGGCGGTCATGACGGGCGTGGCCAAGGAGGCCGCGGAGGCCGGGGCGAAGTCGCTGCAGGAGGCCGGGGCCAAGGTCACGGTCAAGTAG
- a CDS encoding 50S ribosomal protein L10 produces the protein MPLTMDRKEVIVQKMAEELKGAAAIVVTDYRGLSVDQLGQLRGLLRKDDASFFVIKNTLCKRAFEVAGLSAPSEALLTGPTAIAVLRGALSAPAKTLLDFEKKSQILKMRGVVMEGQEMGATGVKSLSELPTRDELRSMLLGVISGPARSLVTVVSAPMRDVAGVLQARVRKGDEAAA, from the coding sequence TTGCCATTGACCATGGATCGCAAGGAAGTCATCGTCCAGAAGATGGCCGAGGAGCTGAAGGGCGCCGCGGCGATCGTCGTCACGGACTACCGCGGGTTGAGCGTCGATCAGCTTGGCCAGTTGCGCGGGTTGCTGCGCAAGGACGACGCGTCGTTCTTCGTCATCAAGAACACGCTGTGCAAGCGCGCGTTCGAGGTGGCCGGACTCAGCGCCCCGTCTGAGGCGCTGTTGACTGGACCGACGGCCATCGCCGTGCTGCGTGGCGCGTTGTCCGCGCCGGCCAAGACGCTGCTCGACTTCGAGAAGAAGAGCCAGATCCTGAAGATGCGCGGCGTCGTGATGGAAGGGCAGGAGATGGGCGCCACGGGCGTCAAGTCTCTGTCCGAGCTCCCGACGCGCGACGAGCTGCGCTCGATGCTGCTCGGCGTCATCAGCGGCCCGGCGCGCTCGCTCGTCACCGTCGTGTCCGCGCCGATGCGCGACGTCGCCGGCGTGCTGCAGGCGCGCGTCCGCAAGGGCGACGAAGCGGCTGCCTGA
- a CDS encoding 50S ribosomal protein L1: MGKQQKAAIAKVEHGRRYAPSEALALAKDAKFAKFDETVELHIRLGVDPRHADQQVRGVVALPHGTGKQVRVLVFTEGESVKEAEEAGADFVGGDELAEKIRAENWLEFDAIVASQPMMRVVGRLGPLLGPRGLMPSPKAGTVVMPQDVAQAVRELKAGRIEFRVDKTANIHVPIGKASFEVDQLVDNMGAVVDAIMRAKPATAKGTYVKNATLATTMGPGIRLDLPATLAMVV, encoded by the coding sequence ATGGGCAAGCAGCAGAAGGCCGCCATCGCCAAGGTCGAGCACGGTCGGCGCTATGCGCCGTCGGAAGCGCTCGCGCTGGCCAAGGACGCCAAGTTCGCCAAGTTCGACGAGACCGTCGAGCTCCACATCCGGCTCGGCGTCGACCCGCGGCATGCCGACCAGCAGGTGCGCGGCGTTGTGGCGCTGCCGCACGGGACCGGCAAGCAGGTCCGCGTGCTCGTCTTCACCGAGGGCGAGAGCGTCAAGGAGGCCGAGGAGGCCGGCGCCGACTTCGTCGGCGGCGACGAGTTGGCCGAGAAGATCCGTGCCGAGAACTGGCTCGAGTTCGACGCCATCGTCGCCTCACAGCCGATGATGCGCGTCGTCGGGCGCCTCGGGCCGCTCCTCGGTCCGCGCGGCCTCATGCCGAGCCCGAAGGCCGGGACGGTGGTCATGCCGCAGGACGTGGCGCAGGCGGTCCGCGAGCTGAAGGCCGGCCGGATCGAGTTCCGTGTCGACAAGACGGCCAACATCCATGTCCCGATCGGGAAGGCGAGCTTCGAGGTGGATCAGCTCGTCGACAACATGGGCGCCGTGGTGGACGCGATCATGCGCGCCAAGCCGGCGACCGCCAAGGGAACGTACGTCAAGAACGCCACGCTGGCGACGACGATGGGGCCGGGCATTCGCCTCGACCTGCCGGCCACGCTGGCGATGGTCGTCTAG
- the rplK gene encoding 50S ribosomal protein L11 yields the protein MAQKVAAIIKLQLKGGQATPGQPVGPALGAHGVNIMAFVKEYNARTANQPGEIIPAEITVFQDKSFTFVTKTSPASFLIKKAAGVERGAANPLTDRAGRLTKRQVRDIAEKKMVDLNAYTIDQAMRMIEGTARSMGIQIVEG from the coding sequence ATGGCCCAAAAAGTGGCCGCCATCATCAAGCTGCAGCTCAAGGGCGGTCAGGCAACACCTGGTCAGCCCGTGGGCCCCGCCTTGGGTGCGCACGGCGTCAACATCATGGCGTTCGTGAAGGAGTACAACGCGCGCACCGCCAATCAGCCGGGTGAGATCATCCCGGCCGAGATCACCGTCTTCCAGGACAAGTCGTTCACCTTCGTCACGAAGACGTCGCCGGCTTCCTTCCTCATCAAGAAGGCCGCCGGCGTCGAGCGCGGCGCGGCGAACCCGCTGACGGACCGCGCCGGGCGCCTCACGAAGCGCCAGGTGCGCGACATCGCCGAGAAGAAGATGGTCGACCTCAACGCGTACACGATCGACCAGGCCATGCGGATGATCGAGGGCACGGCGCGGTCGATGGGCATCCAGATCGTGGAGGGCTAA
- the nusG gene encoding transcription termination/antitermination protein NusG has product MARKAKSEDEAPVEAVAPVVEAPAPAAVPEDAQWYVIHTYSGYENKVKQNLEHRIESMGMHDQIFQVVVPVEEEVDIKDGQRRIVERKIFPGYVLVRMMLTDDSWAVVRNTPAVTGFVGGGADPQDRLRPTPLRPSDVDKILRRMEAEEPTVRVTFRIGQNVRIVDGPFTDFHGVVDELDMEKGKVRLMVNFFGRETPVELDFLQVEKV; this is encoded by the coding sequence ATGGCACGGAAGGCGAAATCCGAGGACGAGGCACCGGTCGAGGCCGTTGCCCCCGTGGTCGAGGCACCCGCGCCCGCGGCGGTGCCCGAGGATGCCCAGTGGTACGTCATCCATACGTATTCGGGCTACGAGAACAAGGTCAAGCAGAACCTCGAGCACCGCATCGAATCGATGGGGATGCACGACCAGATCTTCCAGGTCGTCGTCCCGGTCGAGGAAGAGGTGGACATCAAGGACGGTCAGCGCCGGATCGTCGAGCGCAAGATCTTTCCGGGCTACGTCCTCGTTCGGATGATGCTGACCGATGATTCGTGGGCCGTCGTCCGGAACACGCCGGCCGTCACGGGCTTCGTCGGCGGCGGCGCCGACCCGCAGGACCGCCTGCGCCCGACGCCGCTCCGGCCGTCGGATGTCGACAAGATCCTGCGGCGCATGGAGGCCGAGGAGCCGACGGTGCGCGTCACGTTCCGGATCGGCCAGAACGTGCGGATCGTGGACGGGCCGTTCACGGACTTCCACGGCGTGGTCGACGAGCTCGATATGGAGAAGGGCAAGGTCCGGCTGATGGTGAACTTCTTCGGCCGCGAGACGCCCGTCGAGCTCGACTTCCTGCAGGTCGAAAAGGTCTAG
- the secE gene encoding preprotein translocase subunit SecE → MDTRAELKKVVWPTRDQAINLTIVVLTVVLIMTGILWGIDAVFSQFFKFFLG, encoded by the coding sequence ATGGATACGCGGGCCGAGCTGAAGAAGGTGGTCTGGCCCACCCGTGACCAGGCGATCAACCTGACGATCGTCGTGCTGACCGTCGTGCTGATCATGACGGGCATCCTGTGGGGCATCGACGCGGTGTTCTCGCAGTTCTTCAAGTTCTTCCTCGGCTGA
- the tuf gene encoding elongation factor Tu yields MGKATFVRNKPHVNVGTIGHVDHGKTTLTAAITKALSKKGYADFTAFDMIDRAPEERERGITIAIAHVEYQTDKRHYAHVDCPGHADYIKNMITGAAQMDGAILVVSAPDGPMPQTREHVLLARQVEVPAMVVFLNKVDMMDDEELLELVELELRELLSAQHFDGDNTPIVRGSALKALECTSNEPTAPEYQCIYALMDAVDAWVPEPEREIDKPFLMPIEDVFSIKGRGTVVTGRVERGIVKTGEEIEIIGLGETRKTVVTGVEMFRKILDEGRAGDNVGVLLRGIGRDDVQRGQVVCKPGSIKPHTKFEAEVYVLKKEEGGRHTPFFNGYRPQFFIRTMDVTGSATLPGGTEMVMPGDNVNLNVELITPVALDAGSRFAIREGGRTVGAGVITKIIA; encoded by the coding sequence ATGGGCAAGGCAACGTTCGTACGCAACAAGCCGCACGTGAACGTCGGGACGATCGGGCACGTGGACCACGGGAAGACGACGTTGACGGCGGCGATCACGAAGGCGCTGTCGAAGAAGGGGTACGCGGACTTCACGGCGTTCGACATGATCGACCGTGCGCCGGAAGAGCGGGAGCGCGGGATCACGATCGCGATCGCGCACGTGGAGTACCAGACGGACAAGCGGCACTACGCGCACGTGGACTGTCCGGGACACGCGGACTACATCAAGAACATGATCACGGGCGCGGCGCAGATGGACGGGGCGATCCTGGTGGTGTCGGCGCCGGACGGGCCGATGCCGCAGACGCGGGAGCACGTGCTGTTGGCGCGGCAGGTCGAGGTGCCGGCGATGGTGGTGTTCCTGAACAAGGTCGACATGATGGACGACGAGGAGCTGTTGGAGCTCGTCGAGTTGGAGCTGCGGGAGCTGCTGAGCGCGCAGCACTTCGACGGGGACAACACGCCGATCGTGCGCGGGAGCGCGCTGAAGGCGTTGGAGTGCACGTCGAACGAGCCGACGGCGCCGGAGTACCAGTGCATCTACGCGTTGATGGACGCGGTGGACGCGTGGGTGCCGGAGCCGGAGCGGGAGATCGACAAGCCGTTCCTGATGCCGATCGAGGACGTGTTCTCGATCAAGGGGCGGGGTACGGTGGTGACGGGCCGCGTCGAGCGCGGGATCGTGAAGACGGGCGAGGAAATCGAGATCATCGGACTTGGCGAGACGCGCAAGACCGTGGTGACGGGTGTGGAGATGTTCCGGAAGATCCTGGACGAGGGGCGGGCGGGCGACAACGTCGGCGTGCTGCTGCGCGGGATCGGGCGGGACGACGTGCAGCGGGGCCAGGTGGTGTGCAAGCCGGGCAGCATCAAGCCGCACACGAAGTTCGAGGCCGAGGTGTACGTGCTGAAGAAAGAGGAGGGTGGGCGGCACACGCCTTTCTTCAACGGGTACCGGCCGCAGTTCTTCATTCGGACGATGGACGTGACGGGGAGCGCGACGCTGCCGGGCGGGACCGAGATGGTCATGCCGGGCGACAACGTGAACCTGAACGTGGAGCTGATCACGCCGGTGGCCCTCGATGCGGGCAGCCGGTTCGCGATCCGCGAGGGCGGCCGCACCGTCGGTGCCGGCGTCATCACCAAGATCATCGCGTAG
- the rlmB gene encoding 23S rRNA (guanosine(2251)-2'-O)-methyltransferase RlmB — MNDRRPPQRRNPRPGGAGNAHKAGNANKYGAPHRPGTAGGDPADGDAVLDPAFSDADEIIYGRHPVLEALRAGQALAEVVIAEGAHGDVVGRIAKVARERGISVRHVPRPALDRLAGGTAHQGVVARAAGAAYVDVAEILAVAIRRGEPPFVLVLDQIQDIHNLGTLIRTAEAAGMHGLVLADHFAVGVTAAVRKASGGAVAHLPVARTDLAQAIDDLKAAGVRVVGLAMDGEVEWSAADLTGPLAIVVGSEGRGMRAAVARRCDLAVRLPMRGQVESLNAAVSGAIVVYEAVRQRGG; from the coding sequence ATGAACGACCGCCGACCCCCCCAACGTCGCAACCCCCGCCCAGGCGGCGCCGGCAACGCCCACAAGGCCGGCAACGCGAACAAGTACGGCGCCCCGCACCGCCCCGGCACGGCGGGCGGCGACCCGGCCGACGGCGACGCCGTGCTCGACCCGGCCTTCAGCGACGCGGACGAGATCATCTACGGCCGCCACCCCGTCCTCGAGGCGCTGCGCGCCGGCCAGGCGCTGGCCGAGGTCGTGATCGCCGAGGGCGCGCACGGCGACGTCGTCGGCCGGATCGCCAAGGTGGCCCGTGAGCGGGGCATCTCCGTGCGGCATGTGCCGCGGCCGGCGCTGGACCGCCTCGCCGGCGGCACCGCTCACCAGGGCGTCGTCGCGCGGGCGGCGGGCGCGGCGTACGTGGACGTGGCGGAGATCCTGGCGGTGGCGATCCGACGCGGCGAGCCGCCGTTCGTTCTCGTTCTCGACCAGATCCAGGACATCCACAACCTCGGCACGCTCATCCGCACCGCGGAGGCGGCCGGCATGCACGGCCTCGTCCTGGCGGACCATTTTGCCGTCGGCGTGACGGCGGCCGTTCGCAAGGCCTCGGGCGGCGCCGTCGCCCATCTGCCCGTCGCCCGAACGGACCTCGCGCAGGCCATCGACGACCTGAAGGCGGCCGGCGTGCGCGTCGTCGGGCTGGCGATGGACGGCGAGGTCGAGTGGTCAGCGGCGGACCTGACGGGGCCGCTGGCGATCGTCGTGGGCAGCGAGGGGCGCGGGATGCGGGCGGCGGTGGCGCGGCGGTGCGATCTGGCGGTGCGGCTGCCGATGCGCGGGCAGGTGGAGTCGTTGAACGCGGCGGTGTCGGGGGCGATCGTGGTGTACGAGGCGGTGCGGCAGCGGGGTGGATGA
- a CDS encoding cysteine--tRNA ligase has translation MALQIFNTLTGRKQPFETLEPGVVKMYVCGVTVYASAHVGHAMSYLVFDTIRRYLEHSGYVVRHVQNFTDVDDKIIHRANEEGVSAFEIADRYAREFTIEIDRLGLLPAHIYPRVSSEMPAIVAMIADLIAGEHAYAAANGDVYFDVGSFPTYGRLSRRNLAEARPAESEVPGKHTPHDFALWKAAKPGEPAWSSPWGPGRPGWHIECSAMARAHLGDSIDLHGGGDDLKFPHHENEIAQSEACCGGTFSRYWVHNGLVQVGDEKMSKSLGNIVSIRSFLDAHEPEALRLFVQSGHYRNPTTLTDDAIEAAEKGLARLRGALRPAHAGGDAATDDIVRLAAASSTAQAEFDAAMDDDFGTPAAIAALFGLVTEINRAREAGVGPDALADAQSTLVQLGGVLGYDLHGGYARTSAGGGAEAGTFVDLLIELRNEARAARDFAAADRLRDALTERGVALEDSPTGTTWRLG, from the coding sequence ATGGCCCTTCAGATCTTCAACACGCTCACCGGCCGCAAGCAGCCGTTCGAGACGCTCGAGCCTGGCGTCGTCAAGATGTACGTCTGCGGCGTCACGGTCTACGCCAGCGCGCACGTCGGCCACGCGATGAGCTACCTGGTGTTCGATACGATCCGTCGCTACCTCGAGCACAGCGGCTACGTCGTCCGCCACGTCCAGAACTTCACGGACGTCGACGACAAGATCATCCACCGTGCGAACGAAGAGGGCGTCTCGGCCTTCGAGATTGCGGATCGCTATGCGCGGGAGTTCACGATCGAGATCGACCGGCTCGGGCTCCTGCCGGCGCACATCTACCCGCGCGTGTCGAGCGAGATGCCGGCGATCGTCGCCATGATCGCCGACCTCATCGCGGGCGAGCACGCGTACGCCGCGGCGAACGGCGACGTCTACTTCGACGTCGGCAGCTTCCCGACGTACGGCCGCCTTTCGCGCCGCAACCTGGCCGAGGCGCGGCCCGCCGAGAGCGAGGTGCCCGGCAAGCACACGCCGCACGACTTCGCGCTCTGGAAGGCCGCCAAGCCGGGCGAGCCGGCCTGGAGTTCGCCGTGGGGACCCGGGCGGCCGGGCTGGCACATCGAGTGCTCGGCGATGGCGCGCGCGCACCTCGGGGACTCGATCGACCTGCACGGCGGCGGCGACGACCTGAAGTTCCCGCACCACGAGAACGAGATCGCCCAGAGCGAGGCGTGCTGCGGCGGGACGTTCAGCCGCTACTGGGTTCACAACGGGCTCGTGCAGGTGGGCGACGAGAAGATGTCCAAGAGCCTCGGCAACATCGTGAGCATCCGGAGCTTCCTGGACGCGCACGAGCCCGAGGCGCTGCGCCTCTTCGTCCAGAGCGGCCATTACCGCAACCCGACGACGCTGACGGACGACGCGATCGAGGCCGCCGAGAAGGGGTTGGCGCGGCTGCGGGGTGCGCTGCGGCCGGCCCACGCCGGCGGCGACGCGGCGACCGACGACATCGTGCGGCTTGCCGCGGCCTCCTCAACCGCCCAAGCCGAATTCGACGCCGCAATGGACGATGATTTCGGGACGCCGGCCGCGATCGCGGCGCTGTTCGGCCTCGTGACCGAGATCAACCGCGCCCGCGAGGCCGGCGTCGGGCCGGACGCGCTTGCGGATGCGCAGAGCACGCTCGTTCAGCTCGGCGGCGTGCTCGGCTACGACCTGCACGGCGGTTACGCCCGCACGTCGGCGGGCGGCGGCGCCGAGGCGGGGACGTTCGTCGATCTGCTCATCGAGCTGCGCAACGAGGCACGCGCGGCGCGCGACTTCGCGGCCGCCGACCGCCTGCGCGATGCCTTGACCGAGCGCGGCGTCGCGCTCGAGGACTCGCCGACGGGGACGACATGGCGGCTGGGATGA